One part of the Drosophila teissieri strain GT53w chromosome 3R, Prin_Dtei_1.1, whole genome shotgun sequence genome encodes these proteins:
- the LOC122622007 gene encoding trithorax group protein osa isoform X1, with product MNEKIKSPQTQQQQQGGAPAPAATPPSAAPGGATPPTSGPPTPNNNSNNGSDPSIQQQQQNVAPHPYGAPPPPGSGPGGPPGPDPAAVMHYHHLHQQQQQHPPPPHMQQQQQHHGGPAPPPPGGAPEHAPGVKEEYAHLPPPHPHPAYGRYHADPNMDPYRYGQPLPGGKPPQQQQQQPHPQQQPPQQPGPGGSPNRPPQQRYIPGQPPQGPTPTLNSLLQSSNPPPPPQHRYANTYDPQQAAASAAAAAAAQQQQAGGPPPPGHGPPPPQHQPSPYGGQQGGWAPPPRPYSPQLGPSQQYRTPPPTNTSRGQSPYPPAHGQNSGSYPSSPQQQQQQQQQQQQQAGQQPGGPVPGGPPPGAGQQPPQQNTPPTSQYSPYPQRYPTPPGLPAGGSNHRTAYSTHQYPEPNRPWPGGSSPSPGSGHPLPPASPHHVPPLQQQPPPPPHVSAGGPPPSSSPGHAPSPSPQPSQASPSPHQELIGQNSNDSSSGGAHSGMGSGPPGTPNPQQVMRPTPSPTGSSGSRSMSPAVAQNHPISRPASNQSSSGGPMQQPPVGAGGPPSMPPHPGMPGGPPQQQSQQQQASNSASSASNSPQQTPPPAPPPNQGMNNMATPPPPPQGAAGGGYPMPPHMHGGYKMGGPGQSPGAQGYPPQQPQQYPPGNYAPRPQYPPGAYATGPPPPPTSQAGVGGANSMPSGAQAGGYPGRGMPNHTGQYPPYQWVPPSPQQTGPGGAPGGAMVGNHVQGKGTPPPPVVGGPPPPQGSGSPRPLNYLKQHLQHKGGYGGSPTPPQGPQGYGNGPTGMHPGMPMGPPHHMGPPHGPTNMGPPTSTPPQSQMLQGGQPQGQGQGASGGPESGGPEHISQDNGISSSGPTGAAGMHAVTAVVTTGPDGTPMDEVSQQSTLSNASAASGEDPQCTTPKSRKNDPYSQSHLAPPSTSPHPVVMHPGGGPGEEYDMSSPPNWPRPAGSPQVFNHVPVPQEPFRSTITTTKKSDSLCKLYEMDDNPDRRGWLDKLRAFMEERRTPITACPTISKQPLDLYRLYIYVKERGGFVEVCKVTKSKTWKDIAGLLGIGASSSAAYTLRKHYTKNLLTFECHFDRGDIDPLPIIQQVEAGSKKKTAKAASVPSPGGGHLDAGTTNSTGSSNSQDSFPAPPGSAPNAAIDGYPGYPGGSPYPGASGPQPDYAAAGQMQRPPSQNNPQTPHPGAAAAVAAGDNISVSNPFEDPIAAGGPGSGTGPGPGQGPGAASGGAGAGAVGAVGGGPQPHPPPPHSPHTAAQQAAGQHQQQHPQHQHPGLPGPPPPQQQQQQGQQPPPSVGGGPPPAPQQHGPGQVPPSPQQHVRPAAGAPYPPGGSGYPTPVSRTPGSPYPSQPGAYGQYGSSDQYNATGPPGQPFGQGPGQYPPQNRNMYPPYGPEGEAPPTGANQYGPYGSRPYSQPPPGGPQPPAQTVAGGPPAGGAPGAPPSSAYPTGRPSQQDYYQPPPDQSPQPRRHPDFIKDSQPYPGYNARPQIYGAWQGGTQQYRPQYPSSPAPQSWGGAPPRGAAPPPGAPHGPPIQQPAGVAQWDQHRYPPQQGPPPPPQQQQQPQQQQQQPPYQQVAGPPGQQPPQAPPQWAQMNPGQTAQSGIAPPGSPLRPPSGPGQQNRMPGMPAQQQPSQQQGGVQQPPPPQASHGVVPSPGLPQVGPGGMVKPPYAMPPPTSQGVGQQVGQGPPGGMMSQKPPPMPGQAMQQQPLQQQPPQHQHPHPHQHPQHPHPHQMPPNQTAPGGYGPPGMPGGGAQLVKKELIFPHDSVESTTPVLYRRKRLTKADVCPVDPWRIFMAMRSGLLTECTWALDVLNVLLFDDSTVQFFGISNLPGLLTLLLEHFQKNLAEMFDERENEEQSALLAEDADDDADSGTVMCEKLQTSGRQPRCVRSISSYNRRRHYENMDRSGKDGAGNGSDSEDADEGIDLGQVRVQPNPEERSLLLSFTPNYTMVTRKGVPVRIQPAENDIFVDERQKAWDIDTNRLYEQLEPVGSDAWTYGFTEPDPLDGIIDVFKSEIVNIPFARYIRSDKKGKKRTELASSSRKPEIKQEVNSTEEQTFNKKRRLVSGGSSSSGPHAEGKKSKLTSEEFAQPNAEVKKEPGTADSDCRPIDMDIEAPQQRLTNGVAPCSSTPASFDPRTTAKDVAQVLQRRRDSSFEDECYTRDEASLHLVNESQDSLARRCIALSNIFRNLTFVPGNETVLAKSTRFLAVLGRLLLLNHEHLRRTPKTRNYDREEDTDFSDSCSSLQGEREWWWDYLITIRENMLVAMANIAGHLELSRYDELIARPLIDGLLHWAVCPSAHGQDPFPSCGPNTALSPQRLALEALCKLCVTDANVDLVIATPPFSRLEKLCAVLTRHLCRNEDQVLREFSVNLLHYLAAADSAMARTVALQSPCISYLVAFIEQAEQTALGVANQHGINYLRENPDSMGTSLDMLRRAAGTLLHLAKHPDNRSLFMQQEQRLLGLVMSHILDQQVALIISRVLYQVSRGTGPIHSVEFRLLQQRQQQQLRPAPAEKQAASAGGNASVKTEAASTETSSTETKPAPAATTAVVNDENSNSSQQLPPAATFNDVSNSSTNSNSCGTVSSNQTNNSTTNSSHSSSAISSQSAITVAAPSTPATGATSATAAAITSDQQQVSKVAAAAAAAAALSNASAAAAAAAAAAAASVGPPTSSSVSAGAAVTQPAAPPPTNAGTTTAVA from the exons atgaatgaaaaaataaagtcGCCGcaaacacagcagcagcagcaaggtgGCGCTCCTGCccctgctgccacgcccccatcgGCAGCTCCTGGTGGCGCTACACCGCCCACCTCGGGCCCGCCTacgcccaacaacaacagcaacaacggaAGTGATCCCAGCatccaacagcaacaacaaaatgttgccCCACATCCATATGGCGCACCACCGCCCCCAGGATCTGGTCCCGGAGGACCACCAGGACCGGATCCAGCTGCAGTCATGCACTATCATCAtctgcaccagcagcaacagcagcatccgcCACCACCCCAtatgcagcaacaacagcagcaccacggcggacctgcaccaccaccgcccGGAGGAGCACCTGAGCATGCGCCCGGTGTCAAGGAGGAGTACGCTCACTTGCCGCCGCCCCATCCTCATCCGGCGTACGGTCGCTACCACGCCGATCCCAACATGGATCCCTACCGCTATGGCCAGCCGCTGCCAGGCGGAAAGCctccacagcaacagcagcaacagccacatccTCAACAGCAACCGCCGCAGCAACCGGGGCCGGGTGGCTCACCCAATCGTCCGCCGCAGCAGCGCTACATACCCGGCCAGCCGCCGCAGGGACCCACGCCAACGTTGAACTCTCTGCTTCAGTCCTCGAATCCGCCGCCCCCGCCGCAGCACCGCTACGCCAACACCTACGATCCCCAGCAAGCGGCCGCTtcggcggcagcggctgcggcggcccagcaacagcaggccgGTGGACCCCCACCACCAGGACACGGACCGCCGCCACCACAGCACCAGCCATCGCCGTACGGAGGGCAACAGGGCGGCTGGGCACCGCCACCAAGGCCCTACAGTCCGCAACTAGGACCGTCGCAGCAGTACAGGACACCACCACCG ACAAACACTTCCAGGGGTCAGTCACCCTATCCGCCAGCTCACGGTCAAAATTCAGGTTCCTATCCTAGttcgccgcagcagcaacagcaacaacagcagcagcagcaacagcaggcggGTCAGCAGCCCGGCGGTCCTGTGCCGGGCGGACCACCTCCAGGTGCCGgacagcagccgccgcagcagaaCACACCGCCAACATCTCAATATTCGCCGTACCCGCAACGCTATCCAACTCCGCCGGGTCTGCCGGCGGGTGGATCCAACCATCGAACTGCCTACTCGACGCACCAG TATCCCGAACCGAATCGACCTTGGCCAGGTGGGTCCTCGCCCAGCCCCGGTTCCGGACATCCCTTGCCGCCCGCCTCACCGCACCACGTGCcgccactgcagcagcagccgccaccaccgccacacGTCAGCGCCGGCGGTCCACCTCCCAGCAGCAGTCCGGGCCATGCGCCCAGTCCATCGCCACAACCATCGCAGGCGTCGCCCTCGCCGCACCAG GAGCTAATTGGACAGAACAGCAACGACAGCTCTAGCGGCGGGGCGCACAGTGGTATGGGCTCCGGTCCGCCAGGCACCCCCAATCCCCAACAGGTGATGCGACCCACACCCTCGCCCACAGGCTCCTCCGGTTCGCGTTCCATGTCCCCGGCTGTCG CTCAAAACCATCCAATCTCGCGACCGGCGAGCAACCAATCCAGCAGCGGGGGCCCCATGCAACAGCCTCCGGTTGGTGCTGGAGGTCCGCCGTCGATGCCACCGCATCCGGGAATGCCAGGAGGTCCGCCCCAACAGCAAtctcagcagcaacaagcatCGAATTCGGCCTCGTCGGCGAGCAATTCGCCGCAGCAAACGCCACCACCGGCTCCGCCGCCCAACCAGGGCATGAACAACATGGCTACGCCCCCACCACCCCCGCAGGGAGCGGCTGGTGGAGGTTACCCGATGCCACCGCACATGCACGGCGGCTACAAGATGGGCGGACCGGGCCAGAGTCCCGGGGCTCAAGGATATCCaccgcagcagccacagcaataTCCACCAG GGAATTATGCGCCACGCCCGCAGTATCCGCCTGGCGCCTACGCCACCGGACCACCTCCGCCACCCACAAGCCAAGCAGGAGTTGGTGGTGCCAACAGCATGCCCTCTGGTGCCCAAGCTGGTGGGTATCCGGGCCGAGGAATGCCCAACCACACCGGCCAATATCCACCGTACCAGTGGGTACCGCCCTCGCCGCAGCAAACCGGGCCCGGTGGAGCTCCCGGTGGTGCGATGGTAGGCAATCACGTGCAGGGGAAGGGCACACCCCCGCCTCCAGTTGTGGGcgggccaccaccaccgcagGGCAGTGGATCGCCTCGTCCACTTAACTATCTAAAGCAGCATTTACAGCACAAGGGCGGCTATGGTGGAAGTCCTACTCCGCCTCAGGGGCCTCAAGGCTACGGCAACGGGCCGACCGGAATGCATCCTGGTATGCCAATGGGGCCACCCCACCACATGGGACCCCCGCACGGACCCACCAACATGGGTCCACCTACTAGCACGCCGCCGCAATCGCAAATGCTCCAGGGCGGCCAGCCCCAGGGTCAGGGACAGGGCGCCAGTGGCGGACCGGAAAGCGGTGGACCGGAGCATATATCGCAGGACAACGGAATAAGCTCCTCGGGTCCTACCGGTGCTGCGGGAATGCATGCGGTCACAGCGGTGGTCACCACCGGTCCGGATGGAACGCCCATGGACGAAGTCAGTCAGCAGAGCACGCTTTCGAATGCATCAGCAG CATCCGGCGAAGATCCACAATGCACCACACCAAAGTCGCGGAAAAATGATCCCTATAGCCAAAGTCACTTAGCCCCGCCGAGCACGTCGCCCCATCCAGTCGTGATGCACCCAGGTGGTGGCCCCGGTGAAGAGTACGACATGAGTTCGCCACCCAACTGGCCACGCCCGGCTGGTAGCCCT CAGGTGTTCAACCACGTTCCGGTGCCGCAGGAGCCGTTCCGCAGCACTATTACCACGACCAAGAAGTCGGACTCGTTGTGCAAACTGTACGAAATGGACGACAACCCGGACCGGCGGGGTTGGCTGGACAAGCTGCGTGCTTTCATGGAAGAGCGGCGCACTCCGATCACCGCCTGCCCCACCATCTCAAAACAGCCACTCGATTTATATaggttatatatttatgtaaaagAACGTGGCGGATTCGTCGAGGTATGCAAG GTGACCAAGAGCAAGACCTGGAAGGATATTGCCGGACTCCTGGGCATCGGGGCGAGTAGCAGTGCGGCATACACATTGCGAAAGCACTACACCAAGAACCTCTTGACCTTCGAGTGCCACTTTGATCGCGGTGACATCGATCCTCTGCCGATCATTCAGCAGGTGGAGGCGGGAAGCAAGAAGAAGACGGCCAAGGCTGCTTCGGTTCCTTCGCCA GGTGGTGGACATTTGGATGCTGGAACTACGAACTCCACAGGCTCGTCGAACTCACAGGACTCGTTCCCGGCTCCGCCAGGTTCCGCTCCAAACGCAGCTATCGACGGCTATCCCGGCTACCCGGGCGGCAGTCCATATCCGGGAGCAAGTGGACCGCAGCCGGATTATGCGGCAGCGGGTCAGATGCAGCGTCCGCCCTCCCAAAACAACCCGCAGACTCCTCACCCCG GCGCCGCCGCCGCTGTTGCCGCCGGCGATAATATAAGCGTAAGCAATCCCTTCGAGGATCCCATTGCTGCCGGTGGCCCGGGTTCGGGAACCGGTCCTGGCCCAGGTCAAGGTCCAGGTGCTGCATCCGGtggtgctggagctggagctgttgGTGCTGTAGGCGGTGGCCCACAACCACATCCACCGCCCCCACACTCACCGCACACCGCAGCCCAACAGGCGGCCGgccaacaccaacagcagcatccACAGCACCAGCATCCTGGCCTGCCGGGGCCACCGccgccacagcagcaacagcagcaggggcagcagccaccaccatcagtgggcggtgggccaccaccagcaccacagcAACATGGGCCTGGTCAGGTGCCGCCGTCGCCTCAGCAGCATGTGCGCCCAGCCGCCGGAGCACCTTATCCGCCGGGTGGCTCCGGCTACCCAACGCCTGTGTCTAGAACGCCAG GCTCACCTTATCCATCGCAGCCTGGGGCTTACGGCCAGTACGGCTCGAGCGATCAGTACAACGCCACTGGGCCACCCGGCCAGCCATTTGGACAGGGTCCAGGACAATATCCGCCGCAGAACCGAAACATGTACCCTCCCTACGGGCCGGAGGGGGAAGC TCCTCCAACTGGTGCCAATCAGTACGGCCCCTACGGCAGCCGACCCTACAGCCAGCCTCCACCGGGAGGACCTCAGCCGCCAGCGCAGACGGTTGCGGGTGGACCGCCGGCCGGCGGAGCTCCAGGAGCACCCCCGAGCAGCGCCTATCCTACGGGCAGGCCCTCCCAGCAGGACTACTATCAACCACCACCAGATCAA AGTCCACAACCACGAAGGCATCCCGATTTCATCAAAGACTCACAGCCCTATCCAGGCTACAATGCTAGGCCTCAAATTTATG GTGCTTGGCAAGGTGGTACCCAGCAGTACCGGCCACAATACCCATCATCGCCTGCTCCGCAAAGCTGGGGAGGGGCACCGCCACGCGGTGCAGCGCCTCCGCCAGGCGCACCGCATGGACCGCCCATCCAGCAGCCTGCAGGAGTGGCTCAATGGGATCAGCACCGCTATCCGCCTCAGCAGGGtccaccgccgccacctcagcagcaacagcagcctcaacagcaacagcagcaaccgccGTATCAGCAGGTGGCTGGACCTCCTGGGCAGCAGCCGCCTCAGGCGCCGCCGCAGTGGGCACAGATGAACCCTGGACAAACTGCGCAATCAGGAATAGCACCACCCGGCTCACCCCTTCGCCCGCCCTCGGGACCAGGCCAGCAGAATAGGATGCCTGGCATGCcggcacagcagcagccatcgCAACAACAAGGAGGAGTTCAGCAACCACCGCCGCCACAGGCATCCCACGGCGTCGTTCCATCGCCAGGACTGCCACAAGTAGGACCCGGTGGAATGGTTAAACCACCTTACGCCATGCCACCGCCAACATCACAGGGTGTGGGTCAACAAGTGGGCCAGGGGCCTCCGGGCGGCATGATGTCCCAAAAGCCACCGCCGATGCCGGGACAGGCAATGCAGCAACAGCccttgcagcagcagcctcccCAGCATCAACACCCACATCCCCATCAGCATCCGCAGCACCCGCATCCGCACCAGATGCCGCCTAACCAGACTGCCCCCGGTGGATACGGTCCCCCAGGAATGCCCGGAGGTGGAGCGCAACTGGTGAAGAAGGAGCTGATCTTTCCACATGACAGCGTGGAATCCACCACGCCTGTGTTGTACCGAAGAAAGCGGCTTACGAAAGCGGACGTATGCCCGGTGGATCCATGGCGTATATTCATGGCCATGCGATCTGGTCTGCTGACCGAGTGCACCTGGGCACTAGATGTGCTTAATGTGCTATTGTTCGATGATTCTACGGTCCAGTTCTTTGGCATTTCAAACCTGCCCGGCCTGTTGACTCTGCTGCTGGAACACTTTCAAAAGAATCTCGCCGAGATGTTCGACGAACGGGAAAACGAGGAGCAGTCCGCTCTGCTGGCGGAAGATGCGGATGACGACGCGGACAGCGGCACTGTGATGTGCGAAAAGCTGCAGACCAGCGGACGGCAACCTCGATGTGTgcgcagcatcagcagttACAACCGCAGGCGGCATTATGAGAATATGGATCGCAGTGGCAAGGACGGAGCCGGTAACGGCAGCGACTCTGAAGACGCCGACGAGGGAATTGATTTGGGTCAGGTGCGAGTGCAGCCCAATCCTGAGGAGCGCTCACTGCTGCTCTCCTTTACGCCCAACTATACGATGGTCACGCGGAAGGGTGTGCCAGTGCGCATCCAGCCCGCCGAGAACGACATATTTGTGGACGAGCGCCAGAAGGCGTGGGACATAGACACCAACCGCCTGTATGAACAGCTAGAACCCGTAGGCAGCGATGCCTGGACGTACGGATTCACAGAGCCAGATCCCTTGGACGGCATTATTGACGTCTTCAAGTCGGAGATAGTTAACATTCCATTTGCACGCTACATCCGCTCTGACAAGAAGGGAAAAAAGCGAACAGAGTTGGCTTCCTCGTCCAGAAAGCCAGAAATAAAGCAAGAGGTGAATAGTACCGAGGAGCAGACTTTTAACAAGAAGCGGCGATTGGTTAGCGgaggaagcagcagcagcggaccCCACGCTGAAGGCAAGAAGTCCAAGCTAACTAGTGAGGAATTTGCGCAACCAAATGCCGAAGTCAAAAAGGAGCCAGGTACGGCGGACAGCGACTGTCGCCCCATTGATATGGATATCGAAGCACCCCAGCAACGTCTGACCAATGGTGTGGCACCCTGCTCCTCCACTCCCGCCAGCTTCGATCCCAGGACGACTGCCAAAGATGTAGCGCAGGTGCTTCAGCGAAGGCGAGACTCCAGCTTTGAGGATGAGTGCTACACACGAGATGAGGCGTCGCTGCACCTGGTCAACGAGAGCCAAGACTCGTTAGCGCGACGCTGCATCGCTCTCTCCAACATCTTCCGCAACCTGACATTTGTGCCCGGCAACGAGACGGTGCTGGCCAAGTCTACCAGATTTCTGGCGGTACTCGGCCGACTGCTGCTCCTGAACCACGAGCACTTGCGGCGTACGCCGAAGACGCGAAACTACGATCGCGAGGAGGACACGGACTTCAGTGACTCGTGCAGTTCGCTGCAGGGCGAACGTGAATGGTGGTGGGACTACCTGATTACCATTCGGGAGAATATGCTGGTTGCCATGGCTAACATTGCTGGACACTTGGAGCTGTCGCGCTACGATGAGCTGATTGCCCGCCCCTTGATCGACGGCCTACTGCACTGGGCCGTATGTCCGAGTGCTCATGGACAGGATCCGTTTCCGTCGTGTGGACCCAACACTGCGCTCTCCCCACAACGACTGGCTCTCGAGGCGCTTTGCAAGCTGTGCGTGACGGATGCCAATGTAGACCTCGTCATTGCCACTCCACCATTCTCGCGACTGGAAAAGCTATGCGCCGTGCTCACCCGGCATCTGTGCCGCAACGAGGATCAGGTGCTGCGAGAGTTCTCTGTAAATCTGCTGCACTACCTTGCCGCTGCTGACAGTGCCATGGCTCGCACCGTGGCGCTTCAGTCTCCGTGCATCTCATACCTTGTGGCCTTCATCGAACAGGCCGAACAGACGGCGCTGGGCGTGGCGAACCAGCACGGAATCAACTACCTGCGCGAGAATCCCGACTCAATGGGAACCAGCCTGGACATGCTGCGGAGAGCAGCCGGCACCCTTCTCCATCTGGCCAAGCATCCGGACAACCGGTCACTGTTTATGCAACAAGAACAGCGGCTGCTTGGTCTGGTCATGTCGCACATCCTTGATCAACAGGTGGCTCTGATTATTTCGCGAGTTCTTTACCAAGTGTCGCGAGGAACAGGACCAATACACTCCGTGGAGTTCCgtttgctgcagcagcggcagcaacaacagctgcgtcctgctcctgcagaGAAGCAAGCTGCCAGTGCAGGAGGAAATGCGTCAGTGAAGACGGAGGCTGCATCGACGGAAACGAGTTCCACTGAGACGAAGCCTGCACCAGCAGCCACTACAGCAGTGGTAAACGATgagaacagcaacagcagccagcagttGCCGCCGGCAGCGACGTTCAACGACgttagcaacagcagcaccaacagcaacagctgcggCACGGTCAGCAGCAACCAGACGaacaacagcaccaccaacagcagccacagtaGCAGTGCAATTAGCAGCCAATCGGCAATCACTGTAGCAGCCCCATCAACACCAGCAACAGGAGCCACatcagcgacagcagcagcaataaccaGCGATCAGCAGCAGGTGAGCAAGgtggctgcagctgcggcCGCTGCTGCGGCTTTGAGCAATGCTagtgcagcggcagcagcagctgcggcggcggcagctgcttCCGTTGGTCCGCCCACATCGTCGAGCGTGTCCGCCGGAGCAGCGGTCACTCAACCAGCGGCACCTCCACCAACCAATGCAGGCACAACGACAGCAGTTGCGTAG